The DNA segment GGTTTACATTAccatcatcgatgctgcagtcccacagggtGTTAATTGTTCTGACGTCCAGTGAAATCCTCCACAGCAGTTCATCATCCTGCAAaatctcgcacttcacaaacaacctCACCATGACATCGTGTAGAACAGCCACAAATATGTTCCCTCGAGGCACCCACCACATTTGCAGTACCCGTTCTGatatgtcaaacttgcggccaggtgcgcagttgttctgtgaaggatgacagccatcttgaacataTTTGTGAAGAAGCACCGAATGCTTATGGGGCATTCACTTTTGGACACTCGGCGGAGAGAGCAAGCGAAATCCTATGCCACCGaaaaagctgcatcgttcacacttcccaaccacctcgtctgcgctcatcgtctgtgtgtcgtctgctcaaggcgtacacagatatggcaagaggttaatccatgctgtctacgtacgataactgtatgcacgcttacttacgctaaatgcagctattttgccagACGTTACACCATTCTAGCATTGTCGCTTTTAAATACATAagattagcctagtggcgccatctgggggTTACTCTcaagcctttttttaaaaaaggaaaggatcgtcacctaaaataaaaaaagaacacatttatcactcacactttttttatgggtgagatgagacaaagcgaaagagcgctggcgcttttatgggcattgaacgcgctcaaacaggcagtaacagcgacgaattcagtcccaaACGAGGCGTCCCGCACCGAagggcgtcgccatgtttgttgccgaacttcgtactctccttcctattggctgacgggattcggcggattttttccGGTgacagaattcggtcctggaccgatcaggcttaccgcttggtatttcggcgcaatctctgccgcggcagcggattccgctcgttctcgctgccgaatgtccaagtgtgaacgcgccgttACTTGACCATGAGCACAACTGATGAAGCGCCGCATTACAAACTCGTAAAATATGTAGCCAGGAGACATTACATGCATCAAACAGCCACAGAGAAACTGTGTGCGTGGCATCAGCtcttttgtcagctgcagaagaACCAACAATAGAGTGAGCTGGTGGACCATTGAAGAACCAAAAACAGCGCTCGCCCATCTTCTAGTCTGTCTTTATGGCgctgtttttaggttttcatcaggtaccggcactccctgcaagcgttgctgttctgagtggcagttccactgcaattggaacagtgcccctttcatcaactatcaacactcccaaGAGTGCTTAGCATACAGCtaaaagtaaaaaggaaaacgaaatatccttctcaagaaccatgcagaaaattctgggcagagctgtggagcaaaaataaaatttcatttaccgcatcatccctgatactagtttgtctcccctttatttatggtgccatgctctgATTTTCGATTGCAAACCAAGACCCGcatttcggattttcaaatttgaaaacaataggtcgacttgcaagcgtgtaaatgcagtatattgctcatattgcgtccttgaggtgcaaatatatacatctgctgtgaaagcctgccctcactggaaaccttgctcgtttcagcgacaatgctcaaggtgctgcggctgctgctagaaatacggcagcagcagcgggaaatCCTGCAGAGGCTGAGCCGGCTGGAGCAAGCTCGGCAAGAGCCGAGGACACGGTCACCGTCTCCTCCCGTGAGCTCCCTCCCGCCACTGTGCCCTCAGCTGCCAGCCTTCACTATTGAAGATTTTGAGGCGGCAGAAGCTGCTGTCAGAGATGACAGAGTAGCAGCTGCCCTggtaatttaatttttcattcaatgTTTTATTACAGTAGTCTGTTGGGTGCTTAATGTAGTtgagatatttattgaaaaatctGAGCCCCAGAAGTAGATGCTTGCCATGCCTAAGCCATAATCATGCTGTTCTTGTATAAGTTTTCAGCTAATATAGTGGGAATGGATGAATTTTGAAAAGTCCGCACATAGTAGGGTTACTGTGACATTGTTAATAGTCTGTTTTATTACAACTGAAAATTCCGGAAACAGTCGCGCCCACTTATACCGAACATGACAGTTGCATAGATTACTTTATACTAAGTCTAATTCCTGTATTACAGTGAAAAAATCCAAACTCCCTTACAGAAttaacatttgtttctttttgattcGAAATAAGTGCCTTAATTGTTTTTGCTTCTTCTACATTTGAAATGAATGCATTGTTTCTGTTCCTTCTAAAATCGGATTGAACGTTTCTTCAAAATAGACCCTATTTAATGCACTTTCTAAGCTCCCAAGCGCAGTCGTGTGCTCCTtatcaagatccttggcgatAAGCTGACTGCAGGCACTATGCAATTAATCCCCATTGCCACTTTCACGGCAGCTAGTGGTAGGTCAGGCCTGTTGTCATTAGCTTCCTACTAGTTCAGTGCTTGTAGTTCACATGGCATATTCGTTTAAAAGCATCAACTATAGGGTTCATGACCTCTGCAACAAAGCACACAAGATggtacaaaggaaagaaatttaCACGGACAGCACAGCTGTATCGGGGTATATAGCACAATTTCAGCTGATGGAAAAGGTGCGAAGGAAACAGGGCGAGAATTAACAAGAGTAATTAACATTTTGATTAGTAATTATATGCTGTCATTGACATATAGCACATGCTTGGCCACATGAGCAAGTTCTTCACTGATACTGATAGGGTACTAAGGCAAGGTTTACCTGCTTGGATATATGAGGGTGCAActctgatgattcagacaaaaatctctgttaccttgaagtttgaattacagAGTACTGTATCTGTGCTGCTAACAATGCTTTCAAGAGATATTTTAAGGCTGTCTTGATTGATTTAATCACAGGACTATGTTATGCTCTACTATACTATTTGTGGCACATTTCATCAAAGTATTGAGCCTCATGAAGCTAGTGTAGTGTAATGTTAAGTCTATTTTTTGGTATATATTTTGTTCACAAAGTTTGGCTGAGTTAAGGTGgcacacaaattattttaataattggtttgagacgattgactgggagtgctgtttcggagctaattttttacattattcgttgttttccaaataaggagacagctttgatcagccttttgcctggctattgctttttatgcctttcatTAATTGAAGTGCAGTACTCCACTCCAACCAGGACAGTTTCAAGAACCATAGATGCTAATTTTAGCTTCATATTTTCCCTGTCgtgatgcataagacatgaatcaccgtggagtattcccttacgagtgctaaacaatttaatatcttcttgatgctgttacggtggtcaaaatgtaagaagtgtttcacatgaggtgtaaaaaaaccactataattgctgctgtgttgtagcAGGTATACTACGATTACTTTCGAAGTCACACCGTTGTCTTTGCTATTGCGTTCTATAAGTTAAGTGGTTATAGATTGTGATTTTTCATGTGAAATAACCGTTAGGCAACTGCAAATTTTTCCGTTCAGAAGAAGCAGCTTCTCCGCCTAGGCGGGAACAGTCTAAAGGAGGTGGCGGCGAATGTGATGGGTGCTGTGATGGGGGTGGCTGTGCAGAGACTATTCAGCCTGCGGGGGAGAAAAGGAAAACGGCCATTCGTTGGCACAAAGCTGTGTACGGTGGCAACAGGTATACCTGATTATGAAttgctgtagcttttaattttgaaatattgagattcctgcttttaaacatGTACAAGTTTTTGCAAGCTATTTTCTTGCTGTATCTTACTGTAATTTTTTATAACAGCTGATGAATATTCTGTTGCTGTGTTTATGTGATTAGTTTGGGGGTCTTAGTCATATAAAACTTCATAAAGAAACAGCAGATGCCctcaatcaaaccaatcatttccaTTTGTCATATTGTAATCCGTTGTCATGAACTTCCCTGCAATGGCCGCTTTGACGTATACTGCAGTGTCTTCAtgatagctcatttttttttgcatttcactactGTACAGTACTTGTGTTGTTTGTTGGGATACCTTGTGTGTCTGTAACGTGTGGTTTTTCTGTGTCAAATCATGAACTTGGATTTCCATATGCTTGCAGGAAGTGTATCGTTTTAAAGTTGCATTTCTTGGTCTCAATGCATACTCACCTTGCACAGATGCGATCTGCGAGAGGCAGGGTGTCGACATCCTGGCAGCACAGGGTTTCATTGGCAGGTGGCTGCCCGGTGCGTGCGACCGAGGGGGCGGCCGAAAGAGGCGCTATGCCCAAGCTTTCGAGCCTCCTGAGTCTCACGCTCAAGCGCCACCTGTTAACCCCTGTGCTGGGTCAGCACCCTGCCCAGGCGCGCCCTCAGCCTCCTGCACTGCAACCCCTCCAGGCATGGCCATCATCTCCCCCTCAGGGGTCCACCCAAGCTCTGCCCCCCACAGCCTCCTCCTCACGCCCAGCCACCGTCCACCCAAGCTCTGCCCCTTCCCCTGCCCCCCCACAGCCTCCTCCTCACGCCCAGCCACCCCACGCAGCACCCTTGCCACATGGGTCATTGCCCCACGggcacatgaaaaataaaaaaaaacatttttctgaaattcttgtttgcttgtttcatttggtagctgctggacattaagtaaaaaatgtgcatgaaatattgtttgcaaatcaaaatacatatgcaatgaaaatactgcatgcagttttgaaattttaatgGGAGTTCGAACCAATTGCATATACAGCTAGAAGTCACACGGTATTGAAAACCACGGACGGGACCTCTAAATGCATGCGATAATTCTGCACTGGTCTCGGAAAATACTGGAAAAGCCTAGAGGTAGCCAAGATATGCCGGTATCCGAAAGACCATATTcgggccactattcggccatattggggccactattcggccatattgaagccactattcggccatattgggccCTATATTGGCAGTGATGTTTGGGCCATTCTTAGCATTCAGATTGGCTGAACATCAGCCCAATCTTGGCGGGAATGTTGGGCCATGCTTGGAAAGAGTTGCGATTTGCCTAAATGCCAACGAAGGGCCGATTTTCGCGCCAATTTTCGCCAATGATATGCCAACGGTGGCCCGTtattggcgtgctgcttgggtagtaggcatttttttcgtttgttaaacaacttcctttcttcgaaacgagATTAAATGTgcccacacaagacagtatatatttatatagcttcggtgatatttacaactgtattattgtaCCATCTGTTCAAATTTGGTGACCATCGGTCCCCCTAAGTGGGCCCAcgggccgaaaaccgccctttgccGATCAGCTGCCGCACTAGGCCTCGCGCCACTGTGCGCTAAGCCTAAGCCGCTTATACCTCCCCAACATCGACCGTATGGAAGTCTAAGTGATCGGAGAGACCATCAACCCAAAGGACTACGATCCCAGGGACTGGAACCATATCCTCAGCTTACCCACCGGTCAGAAAGGAGCACCGAAAATCCaggaccaggcgaacgccaccacTGGCTCACGACCTGCAAATTCCGTACACCAAGCGTCGcagctgcgcgcgacgcgtcTCCTGGCGCAAAGGTCGCAACACCAGCCGCGGTTGCCTGAGGATGCCTACAAGATAGTGTTTCGTTCAAACGAAAGACTTAACATAAACGACcttcaaccgcgccagcttcgcctggccctgataactgcagccaaggacctccaAGCCCCAGACGCCACCAATTTGCCCCCcaacagccgccgctgtcgggttcgagcccgggaactccggatcagtagccgagcgcactaaccactgagccacagcggtgggttCCGTGCATGTgaagaatgaaatgaaatgaaagttggttgttggggaaaggaaatggcaccagCATCTGCCttacatcttcctttcttctttcactcccttctttatcccttcccttacggcgtggttcaggtgtccaccgatatatgaggcagatactgcgccatttcatttcccccaaaacgaattattattattattattattattattattattattaatattattattattatcttggcggacacctgaaccgcgccgtaagggaaagaataaaggagctCTAAcagaataaagaaaggaagacgtcccgtattggagggctgcagaataatttcgaaccCCGACGGGTCTTTCAAGTGCACTCAAATCACTCAacccacccattcccaccccaacaagtcctacaccttacatgatttctctgcgcacgcagaatcacatatatcagaagccccgaccgcgcaatatgagcgctagcctccatcagggtaggcggcaggcccGAGCGAGCTATTtaaccaaaacatacagcaaccgctccgatatcctttattaCGACGttgcagaaaattctaaagtaggattcttcacggcagtcgcagcctatgaagacggcactgttggggccgccgccactatccgaactaattcacctgcagaggcggaaggagccgccatcgcacttgcgctggcccactccaccattgacaaaaacataaccaaaatttgcacagattcccgaGACTGCATACCGTCACTACCTAAAGGTCGTGGCGACTcaggccacacaccgtattcttgccacagccacctctctcgaccgaacggttactctgtcgtggatccctggacatgcctcgatccccggtaatgagcgcgtttaTGCgttggcccgagaactctcctcccggaccccggacgatcaggcacccaaccctgcgcaagaggccccatcggtcctttatgcATATCATCAAATCATCGTATTCTACAAAcacagccgcatgacattaccaccacccccacagtactttgtcgcccttatacaacgccacatggcgacaattacagacgggctgctttactTCATCCCACCtctcctcctcattgtaacacctgtggtgtgcccagatccacacttttccactacctttcgGAATGTCCTttcccacaggcagtacccccatccccgatcccactcattcttcctgggaggctgctttaagggccgctcagcccgccggccagaaatggctggtggatcgcaccttatgtgaggcacaagcccgaggactcctggaccagtaggagaccaccctggaagacttttttctttccttttttaaatAAAAGTTGGTTGCGTCCATCTATCCAACTGCACAAGTTCAAGCAATGAGCGCTTGGAAACAACGAAAACAAGAATCTTAAATATTTAGTGTTTAGTTACCTCAAGGACGAAAACAGTGTTTAGCTAGCTCAAAGGTGATAGCTACATCTTATCTTCATGCAGTACTAACGAACGGTCGTACAAGCACTTGTTTGTTCTTAAACTTTGCCTTCTAGAATTGCGCAATATCATCAAAAATCAGCGCACACCGCATATCCCGCAATTTTTGCGCTTTCTTGCGAAATACTTTAACCCAAATTTATTTCCTCAGAGTTGCATGACGGTTAAGCTTACATTTTCTGCACCCGTTCACTACTTTATTCGTCACTCCCTTCATAACTCCTGTCAAGTGTCTACCTAGTGTCTGACTGTTGCGCGTTGCAACCCttataataatttataataattggttttgggggaaggaaatggcgcagtatctgcctcgtatatcgttggacacctgaaacgcgccgtgagggaagaaataaaagagggagtgaaagaaggaaggaaaagggcGGTGCCGTAGTTCACTACTTTATTCGTCACTCCCTTCATAACTCCTGTCAAGTGTCTACCTAGTGTCTGACTGTTGCGCGTTGCATCCCttataataatttataataattggttttgggggaaggaaatggcgcagtatctgtctcgtatatcgttggacacatgaaccgcgccgtgagggaagaaataaaagagggagtgaaagaaggaaggaaaagggcggtgccgtagtggaggtctccggaataatttcgaccacccggggatctttaacgaccactgacatcgcacagcacacgggtgccttagcgtttggctccataaaaacgcagccgccgcggtcgggttcgaaccggggaactccggatccgtagccgagcaccgcaaccactgagctaccgcgccgGGTCCCTTATAAACGAATACACTGTCGTCTGAAGGCGGCCCGGCACATGCCAGCACGTTCACAACGCAATAGCGCGACcaataaaaatatctattttttgTAGGAAAGCAAaagcgcagtaactctctcactagCTCTGGACACCCCACATTTTTTAAGCAAATGAAAAATTCATATAAATATTGgtgtttgtggaaaggaaatggcgcaatatctgtctcacatatcggcggacacgtgaaccgagccgcgagggaagggataaaagagggagtgaaagaagaaaggaattaagAGGCACCGTATTGGAGGGCCCCGAAATAGTTTAGACAATCTAGGGATCAttaagtgcactgatatcgcgcagcacacggaccgtccactgcagcacctctttcttctttttctacaGCATTCCTCCCTCCCCTCACGGCTGAGTTGATGTGTCCACTGAGAAACTagcaaatgaataataataataataaatggttttttggggaaaggaaatggcgcagtatctgtctcatatatatataagggagggagtgaaagaggaaaggaagaagatggtgccgtagtggagggctccgggataatttcgaccacgtggggatctttaacatgcacggacatcgcacagcacacgggcgccttagcgtttttcctccataaaaacgcagccgtcgcggtcgggttcgaatccgggaactccggatcagtagtcgagcgccctaaccactgagccaccgcggcgggtcgcaaaTGAAAGGCGCAATTACTGATTTCACGGTGGACGCATCATCCGCTCtgtgagggaagagaggaagatgggagtggaagaagaaagagagaaagaagtggagtagtggagggcccaggaataatttaaacatcgcacagcacccgggcgcctctttattttctctttgattgaaacgcagccaccgcagcTGGATTCGAATCCGGATCCTTCGGCTCAACAGCCGAGTGGTCCAACCACGAGCAATGGCGCCGATTATTGGTGGACACCCCCGCCTCACCATGAAGGAAAATTGTCTTTGTGTAAAGGAAAGACTCAGCCACTGTCTCATTTcaggtggacacatgaaccgcgccttgagggaaggaatgaaggagaggATGAAGGAAGGAGTGCAGGACGGAAGACAGAATAGTGTCGCGGAGGAGGGCTCCTGAGTGATTTGTTCATCAGGGGTGTTTCAAAGGAAACCGAGGACAACTTTATGTAATTATTGTTCTCAATAAAAATTTATTCACTTGCTCCTTGCGACTATGTTTACGTTTgtcgggcagaaaaaaaaacatgctagagCAAAAGGAAATTAATAGTTTTCCCGCCACTGAAAGAAAAGTCTGGAAGCCAGAAGCGAAAAAGCCCGTTTACTGCCGTTTTGAAGTAAATGGCAGTGTAGGATAATACCTCGTGGTATCTGctcaaaaattaggtgtctgcgCTTGCAGGTTATTTACATAATTAGGCCGTGGTGGCAGCGCCTGTATTATGTCTTTTGGTGATTTCTAGCATATAAAAGCTCCGGTGTCCGTTGGTTTGGTCTCTTTTTCGTTCGAATGCCATGGTCTTTCGATACAGGCTAACTTCAGTTTGTCCACGGTGTTAATAACGTGAAAGAAAAGTTGAAGGAGGAGATCAGATAGGCGCTGAAGGTGAGAGAGAATGAAGGATCGGAGAgcctccgtagtggagggcgacTTTTTAGTTTCGTCTCGATCGAAGCGTGGCCGCCGCCGCGGGATTGCACTCTGCGTCCTGGGCTTGAGCAGGCGAGCATTCCAACCAGTGAACCACCTCGGCGGGTTAAACAAATTgctggtagtttagctctggttaaccatgGTCGGAAGcggaaagctgcatctccctggctacgtttgtgctcGAGCAagtggcggtttccatagatagccttaTATACTgccacacacacagtagtaggcatttttttcgTTTGTTATACAACTTCCTTTCTTCTAAACGACATGAAAGGTgcccacacaagacagtatatatttatatagcttcggtgatatttataACTGTATTATTGTACCATCTGTTCAAATTTGGTGACCATCGGTCCCCCTAAGTGGGCCCACGGGCCGAAAACCGCCATTTGCCGATCAGCTGCCGCACTAGGCCTCGCGCCACAGTGCGCTAAGCCTAAGCCGCTTATACCTCCCCAACATCGACCGTATGGAAGTCTAAGTGATCGGAGAGACCATCAACCCAAAGGACTACGATCCCAGGGACTGGAGCCATATCCTGAGCTTTCCCACCCGTCAGAAAGGAGCACCGAAAATCCaggaccaggcgaacgccaccacTGGCTCACGACCTGCAAATTCCGTACACCAAGCGTCGCCGCTGTTCGCGACGCGTCTCCCGGCGCAAAGGTCGCAACACCAGCCGCGGTTGCCTGAGGATGCCTACAAGAGAGTGTTTCGTTCAAACGGGGGACTTAAACGACcttcaaccgcgccagcttcgcctggccctgATAACTGCAACCAAGGACCTCCAAGCCCCAGACGCCACCAACTTGCGTATCCAGCCCCTCAACAACACCTGCACGATGAGTAGCCGTCATCAAGCCGATGCGctacgcctggtcgccatcaaacaaatctcaattcgaacccaagcctacaccgtcaccgcctacatcgccccctccccggatggtgcagtaagagaagtaatcactaacgcctactgggaagaaaccccagcacaAATTCTGgaagacctcatcacgggcaaccctggcgtccctatcattgatgcacgccgcatggggcagacccgttcgatcctcatcaccttccgggCGGGTCCGGCGCCCCGAACCGTCTCTTACGGAGGCTGACTACACAgctgcactttatatagaggacacctggacgcttgcacaaactgtagaaaaccagggcatcgcgcggatgtgtgtacccttcagcgtacgcacaactgttcaagatgcggtatcccgcacccccgagaggacaccccgacatgcaccccagcctacatactctgtggaggcgcccacatTACGGGTACTAAAGATTGCTAAGCGAGGGGACGCCGCTCACCGCCCGCTTCACCGCAACAGCataccccaccgcggtggctcagtggttagggcgctcgactactgatccggagttcccgggttcgaacgcgaccgtggcggctgcgtttttatggaggaaaaacgctaaggcgaccgtgtgctgtgcgatgtcagtgcacgttaaagatccccaggttgtcgaaattattccggagccctccactacggcacctctccctttcttctttcactccgtcctttatcccttcccttacggcgcggttcaggtttccaacgatatatgagacagatactgcgccatttccttcccccaaaaaccaattataattataacaGCATACCTcccgcacaccggagcgagacgcggaccgcgccggCATTCGTCGCTCCAGCAAATCTAGCTCATCGTCTCGTCGCCACCAGGACGTAcagcctccacaactttcctgggcagacagagtagcaggcaacaggctcaaagctaccagcaagccctcaaccccccccccccgcccacacagGTGGATCCCCGTGACCGGGAGCTCCAGGCCTTGCGACAGGAcgtgagtcgtcttacctctctcatcaagacccccacctccaccactctaccgcttccgccaatagtccctcccacACAACCGATGCTactacctcaaacacccactgaaaacatggAACAGTCGGACTCCCGAACCCCCACCTCACCCTCACCCAAGAAAAAACGCACAACAGAGGAACCACCTGTCACCCAGACCGACCTTCAATCCCTAGAGGCCCACATGGACGCTAAACTCGCCGAAATGAACGCGCGCCTAGAGGCCAAATtcaatcacctcatcgaccacctgtcccaacgcttcgagcaacaaattgaagcggcatttatGCGCATGGGGCAcacccttgagatgagccttgcatggtacgacacccgcctccaaacagTAGAGCAGGCGGcccttccctcgctgcacctacACAGTCCCgccatcaatcccgcccacctaccccacagaaccccctacccaacccacctaccctcaccccacccaagctaaagtatggcggggcgaccacctaattaATTCCTTATCAAgtctgcaatggaactgccgccgcttc comes from the Amblyomma americanum isolate KBUSLIRL-KWMA chromosome 1, ASM5285725v1, whole genome shotgun sequence genome and includes:
- the LOC144115457 gene encoding uncharacterized protein LOC144115457 — protein: MEAATPAGANCTAGCPASSASTAGDLEDVEEATSDPTMLKVLRLLLEIRQQQREILQRLSRLEQARQEPRTRSPSPPVSSLPPLCPQLPAFTIEDFEAAEAAVRDDRVAAALKKQLLRLGGNSLKEVAANVMGAVMGVAVQRLFSLRGRKGKRPFVGTKLCTVATDAICERQGVDILAAQGFIGRWLPGACDRGGGRKRRYAQAFEPPESHAQAPPVNPCAGGPPKLCPPQPPPHAQPPSTQALPLPLPPHSLLLTPSHPTQHPCHMGHCPTGT